AAGTCAGggattttatttacttgtttgctgTCTGTTTATaaatgggttctggagattgaatttggggcttcatacatgcatacaaggGAAACACTAAGCCAGCTAACCGACATCCCTGCCATGCCCTGCAGACCCCATTGCTAGGGATAGAATCCAGGACTTGGTGTGCAGTAGACTAGCTCTACAGATCTCCTCTAGTGCTCTACCACCACGGAGCAATAGTCTCAATCCAGTTATGTTGTTTTTATTCCCTGATACATTTTGAGTGCCCAGCATATCATAGGATTCCCACAGACAGAGTTGCATAAGTGAATAGACCAATCCCTGTAGCTTTTTCAAGAACAATATAGCAATTTGaagaatctaaaaataaaacagtatacaAAAGTGGCTGATTCTTCCTGTGTCATACAAGAGACCTTACAAACTTCATAAAAGCTACTGAAAGAAATAAGCTATACAGTTCACTCTATTTTAGGCCTGTAATACTAGGTTCCAAGATTGCCCTGTTCTAGAAGGAAGTGGTTGTATTTGTAAgtaggttcttttttctttttaacaccgtgtgtgtctgtatgtgtgtgtgtgtgtgtgtgtgtgtgtgtgtgtgtgtgtttgtgtacacagAGCCTACTATAGAACACCGAGAGGTGTCCAAGAACAACTTAAGGGTTTCATATTAGACTCAGGCCCTCAAGCTTGGTCACAAGcatcttagctactgagccatcttacaggACCTGGGAATATGTTCTTGAACAGCATCCCTCTTCCTTTCTGGAGAGAGGACTGGATGtcataaatgaggaaaatgcagGGGTCTgattatttgttttcatatttgcttgctttgttttttggaatgttttgagacagggacttgcTTATGAAACTCCAGGTAAGTTCATACTCATTTGCCTCAACCTGTTAGCaattctcctgcatcagcctcccaagtgcagaggtCCTGACCTGAATGGGACGCCAGTGCAAATGACTttctctccctcagcctctgtACCCTTCTCTATAAAAGGAAATGACAATTTGGCATTTACCTGAAAGGTTATTGTAAAGATCAGAATTTACACATAGAATTCAATTGTATTACCTTCCAGCAATTGTTCACACGTAGCAAACACATTTCCATAGATCCAGCTAGGTACCAGGTATAGTTTTATTAACCTGGTCAATCTTCAGAATCATTTTATGCAGTAGAGACAGTGACTGTCCCATTTCCAGATCAGGAAACTCAGATACACAGTCATGATGGAACATGTTCAGGGTTACACCCTGTCGCTATATTGTACTTCCTTACAGAGAAAAGTCAGCTGTCATTTCCTACGGAGACAGCCAGAGAAGGCACCAGTTGGTGTCTGGAAGGTAGGAGGAAGGTGATTTGCTAGGAACGGGAAACACAAAAAGTTGGCTTAGCCTGGAATTTGGTTTGTCATAGACGTGGGAGCTCTGTGAATGGGAGGCTGGGACTCTAAAGGGAAGAGTGAAAATGTTACCGAGTGAAGAGAAGCTAGAAGTAGAGGGGATGCAGAGCCAGGACTTGGGTTTAATTGTGCATGGGGAGAACCTGGGCCTGTTGATAGCCAATCTGCGATGATTTgagttggcaaaaaaaaaaaacaaaaaacaaaaaaaacaaaaaaccccaaaccctaacctgggggctggagagattgctcagtagttaagaacacttagtGCTTGTCTAGATGAACTTCAGTGTGTTCATTTCACAAACTGGGGAAAAGGAGACGTCAAAAGGAACGACTTCATCAGACTAGCCTGTGGGCAAGTAGGGGATGGTCTCTTAATTGCTGGGTGATATAGAAGAGCCCAATCCACCATGGGacagtgccattcctgggcaaGTGGTTCAGGACTGTATAAAGaaagtagctgagcaagccagaggaagcaagcctgCAAGCAGAGTCCTTTCACCGTCTGTTTTTCAGTTCTTACTTTGAGCTCCAGCCTTGATGGtgaactgtaacctgtaagccaaataaaaccctttcctcccataAGTTGGTTTTGGCCAGTCTTTTATCGCagctacaaaaaagaaaactaggctAGTGCtgaagttcagatcccagtactATCTGCCTCAGGAGACTCAGGaatgcctggaactccagcctctgtgtgtgtgtgtgtgtgtgtgtgtgtgtgtgtgtgtgtgtgtgatgtgtggtgtgtgtgtgtatggtgtgtatgtggtgatgtgtgtgtgtgtgtgtgatatgtgtgtgatatgtgtgtgtgtgtgtatgcacaaatcttttttttttttcaagtcaaagtttctttgtgtagccttggctgtcctggaactcgctctgtagaccaggctggcctggaactcagagacctgcctgcctctgccttcaagtgctgggattaaaggcattggccATCACCACCCGCCTCATGTACAAATCTTAGAACGCCAAAGCAAACCTGAACTAAAAGGTGAGAAGGAAGATGATGGGATAACGCCACAGAGAGCCTGGAGCCCCTGCCCTTACCTGCATCTGGTGGGAGGTAGAAGACAAAGATGGCCAGGAGCGTGATGAGGATGCACGGGGCAATGACGTTGACCAGGTAGAAGAGAGGCTTCCGCCGAATAATGAGATAGAAGATAACTTCCTCACGATGCCCTTCCTTCCCGCCTCTCCGATCCCCTGGAAGTTGGATTAACCTAGAGGGTTTGTGGATAATCTCCCATTGGCCATTCtctggaggagggagacagaataAGTAAACCCAGGTGCGCCTGATATGGCAGTCTACCTCTAATAAACAAGCCTCAACTTCCatatttgtttagtgtgtgtgtgtgtgtatgtgtgtgtgtgtgtgtacatgtcacaATGTGAATTCAAGGTtcaaggacaacttttgggagttctctccttccactgtagaTTCCCGGGACTGAATTCAGGCTGTCATGTTTACATTTCACGagcttctaccactgagctatctcatctTCCCTGTGTATGCTgcatctattttttgtttgtctgttttaagaATCAGGGCATCTgaatgtagtctaggctggccctgaatatACAGCAATACCCCTGCCTCACCCTGCCCCtccaagtgctagcattaaaggtcTGACTTACCACGCTTGGCTTCCTTTGCCATATTTGCAGTATTGATCATCATCCCCAAGATGCTGACCCCACCAGGTTCACTGAGCATCCATAAGAGAACCTGCCTCTCAGCCTTGGATGTGAGAACCACGTCCACTCACCAATGAAGGTCCCTTCATGAATGTAgacttcctgcctctcctctccttcaggATCCAGGCCCGTcttcaggctgacctcagagcTGTCATAGCTGTAGGAACTAAACACCATGGTGCAGTTCTGCCAGTCAAAGGGGAAGTAGGTGACCTGGATGGAGGGGAAGACACTGGAGCTGCCAAAGACCTGGCAAGGAAGGACTGGGGGAGTTTAGAAGGTCACTGGTTACAAAGGAGAAGGGAATCAGAAATATGGCAGGCGACCTCTGAAGAAGGCAGAATCCCAAAGCAAGTATACAGGGTAGCGGAAAGTCAGGGCAGACAAACGAGGGGTTTGGGTCAGTAGGAATAGTGGCACTGGATTGGGAGTAGCTAGGGAGTGAGGAAGCCTGAGGACAGACAAAGCTTGAAAACCTGGATGCTGCAGCTGCTGCGGTACAGGCCAGGGGGTTGCCAGCGCACAGAACCCTCGAAGGATACCACGACATTGATGTCCAGGGCAACGTCGAAATTTCCGTCGTTGCTAAAGggaagagatttttttcatatgGGATCTGGATCTGTCCCCGGGAGACCCTGCCCCTTCCGagatggtacacacacacacacacacacacacacacaccatggcttaCACTAATCCCCTCATGCCTCAACCCCGCCCAGGTTTTAGAAAGACCCTACTTGTTCAGCAGCACCACGTCAGGGAGCCAAACGGATTCAGCAGTGATGCGGAGAGAATCGATGCCATCGTGTTCTTCCGGGTCCCAGCTTAACCTGTAGTCGGTCCACTcctaaggaagcagaggctaaAGGGCTGTTCAGGCTAAAGGGCTGGGAGAGGCTTGAGGTGTCAGAAAGAATGCCAGGAAGAGGGGGCAAGGGGAGAAGCACAGGGctgagaaaaggggaaaaggttCTGGCTATGCCGTCACTGTCTGGGATTCACATCAACTGGTTTCCTCCCCCCAGTCCCGAGCCCTGGACCGAACTCTCTTTTTTCAGTCTCAAACAGAAGAAGGGGCCTAAAGAGATACCTCattggttaagggcactggctactcttccagaggacccaaattgGATTCCGAGCACCTACATGGAAggcccaaccatctgtaactctagttccaggagaacaggggccctcttctggcttccatggacaccAGTTatgcatgtggttcacagacatatgcaagcaaaacacccattcacataaaataaaaatagaataatttaagaaataactGAAGAGATTGAACTAGCCACCCTAAAGTGATGTTCAACCTGCATGCAGTTCAGGATCTTTCAAGGATGGGAATTCAAATTAGTGATCCCCAAACTTGTGTCTTAAATTTGTTGATCGAAAATTTGTTTCAGTTATTATATGTGTACGTTGTGagttactatttaaaaaaaaaatcttactgggATGAGGACTCCAGGAGATTAATATAAAGGAAACAGGGTGCCCTTCCCTAACTCACGGGGTCTCCATACCAGGTCTAAGTACACCTTTGTGCTCATTTCTTCATCCTTCTCGTTCTAGAATGGAAAAGTTAAAAGGCAGAGGTGAAATGAAGTGGGTGGAAACGAGGGTTCGGCGAGTTATTTTCTCCATGGAATCTCTAGTCCCTTTCTCTAAGTTGCACCTTCTTGGGTGCAAACTCCATCTCGTATCAATCTCGAAACACCAGACCCTGGtgcctgctttcctttcttttacgTCCAGGTTAAGTCACGGGCCACGCCCGGCGTCTAATGGATACAACTCTGAATCTCCGCTCAGAGTTGTTTATTGACTACTTGGGCACCAAGCTCTGCTGGACTTTGCTAGAATATTACACGGCCCCGCCTCGAGGTCCTCCCCGTAGCAGGTCCTTCTGCCCCAGCTCCGCCTCAAAACCCGCCCACAGGCGAGTTAGCAGAACAGTATTCTGTACCTATCATAGAGGCCACGCCCACGAACTAGTTCATTGGTCTGATTTTTACCCAATCACCGCCAAAGGCTTGTCTGTCTCTTAGCATAACCCGCCCGCCCCCAGGCCGTCGATCTTCGGTGCAGCGTCTAAAGCCACGCCCCCGGTCGGTCCTGCCCATCGACTCCACCCGCAGTGCCGCTCTCACCAGGCTGATGAGTTGCGCCAGGGTGAGGCCGATGCTGACCCCGACGCGGTCTCCCACCTCCCGCGCCGGCCTCACCGAGCTATCATAGTTGGAGAAAAGTTTCTTAATCAGTTGGCCTTCGGCTTCCGACCCGCGGGCGCCTGACGAAGGAAAGCACTAAGTGACGCTCCCGGGGCTGGCCGTGACCACTGCTCGTCACTGCCTCTTGGAGACCCAAACTGACTTACCTGGGGCGAGGGGCGTCCCGAGTACccccagaagcagaagcagcgcCCCTAAGGCCATGGCCCTGCCTCTTTCGCTCAGTGAAGTTTGTCCGGATAGCGGCCGAGGCCGTCAGGCCAGGGGAAGTGACGAGGCGCCCAGGAATGTGCACCTGTTGTCGGGGGACCAGACGCCAGCCCACCCGCCCCGCCCTCGGAACTTGGTGCCGCCCGGAGCAACTGCAGTCGCCCTCCACTCACAAATGTCAGATAACACTCCGTTGTATAAATCATCTTTAATTACAGAAAGCATGAAGTGGAGACCCCGTCCCCTGAGAGCAGTGCCAGGAGATGGGCGGAGCCTGAGCGGGGTTTGTATGAGGGAGGGGGGCATCTCTTGCAACAAGCCAGAAGTAAAAGGGCCTGAGGAAAAGTGACCTGTCTTTGAGCACTAGCCCCTCCCTTAGGACCTCCATAGATGTTTCCACCTACATCTGCTAGACTCGGAATTTACCTCCTATTTTACTAGAGGTTCCCCATGGCTTTCCCTGTTTTTCAGGTCCTTTTTGGGTACTTAAAACCCACCTGAGGTTTAAAAGCTGTAAAGTAAAGTAAATTCTATTTAGTTAGAAGCTCTGGGGATACATATGAGGTCTGGGAGCCCAAGAGGCTCCTCGTTTCCTAGGCCTGACCTGTAGAGGGCTCGGAGAAGTTGAACTTATTGCTGAGTTGGGGGTCTCTCTGCTGTGAGCGGGAGTCAAGGCTGTGTCCCTATTTGTCCTTTTTAATTCTAGAGTTATTCTCGTTGTAGACCTTAGCTtcctgttgtttgagacagggtctcacatagcctaggctggccctgacctcactaggtagcccaggctagccttttatttcctgattctcctcttctcctttaccTCACAGATGCACCATACCATATCAGAATGAAGGTCCTCAGCTTTTAAAAGGGATCTGGAAGGAATTCCTGCTGAGGTAGCTAAGTGTTCAGACACAGGTTCAATCATACCATGGCATTTTCTCCCTCTCAGCTTCCCTTCTAGGAGCCAGGTATATTCTTCCAGAATTCCAGTATCTTTCCCCAGACTCTTGTTTCCCTGGCAGAACCCCAGTTGGAATGCTGAAACTAGAAACCATGTAAAAGTAAGGTGAGTATTCCAGAGGgactatttttagaaaattatttaggAAAAGCAAGAAGTGATTCTTGATCCGTTCATTACTGAttagtaatctctctctctctctctctctctctctctctctctctctctgtgtgtgtgtgtgtgcgtgaatgcatgtgtgtgtgtattggcttttgagacagggttttgctattgtagcccaggatggcctccaactcagaatcTGTCTGATTCAGCCTCCCGGGTGCTGAATTACAGCGTGTGCCACCAAGCACAGCTCAGAGCCAATCAGTTTTTAATTAATCATAGCTGAGTTCTACCCATAGCTCATCCTTTAATCACTAGAGAAAGTGGAAGGGTATGTTTAGAACTTACTCTAGTACAATAATATGGCTATACAGGCCCTAGCTCCATCTGGGAAGAAAGGGCTGAGAGTCATGGGCTATGTCCTAGAACTGAGATTCAGGAGGAAGTATGGCTCCAGAAAGGTCTAGAATACCACGTTCTAGAATTGGGTGTCTCTGGGATAAGAAGGTTTAATCCGTGGTGACCTGAGACTGGCCCCAATTCAGACCAAGGCCAATTGCTACAGTAGGAGGCCTCATTTTTAAAGCCAGGGGTGGGAGGTGTCCATCTAGGACAAGGATTGATGTGGAAAGGATCCATACTTGGGTTCCAACACATAGGGATGGCCCTGCCTGGCTGGGGTGA
Above is a genomic segment from Mus caroli chromosome 11, CAROLI_EIJ_v1.1, whole genome shotgun sequence containing:
- the Chrnb1 gene encoding acetylcholine receptor subunit beta gives rise to the protein MALGALLLLLGVLGTPLAPGARGSEAEGQLIKKLFSNYDSSVRPAREVGDRVGVSIGLTLAQLISLNEKDEEMSTKVYLDLEWTDYRLSWDPEEHDGIDSLRITAESVWLPDVVLLNNNDGNFDVALDINVVVSFEGSVRWQPPGLYRSSCSIQVTYFPFDWQNCTMVFSSYSYDSSEVSLKTGLDPEGEERQEVYIHEGTFIENGQWEIIHKPSRLIQLPGDRRGGKEGHREEVIFYLIIRRKPLFYLVNVIAPCILITLLAIFVFYLPPDAGEKMGLSIFALLTLTVFLLLLADKVPETSLAVPIIIKYLMFTMVLVTFSVILSVVVLNLHHRSPHTHQMPFWVRQIFIHKLPPYLGLKRPKPERDQLPEPHHSLSPRSGWGRGTDEYFIRKPPSDFLFPKLNRFQPESSAPDLRRFIDGPTRAVGLPQELREVISSISYMARQLQEQEDHDALKEDWQFVAMVVDRLFLWTFIVFTSVGTLVIFLDATYHLPPPEPFP